A single Desulfobaculum xiamenense DNA region contains:
- a CDS encoding HAL/PAL/TAL family ammonia-lyase, translating to MKFAIARRLAAGLVCLVAMQCLACVAWAGQKVVTLNGQDLTIEQVVEIAEGRADVAIDPAALDLCAKSHELLMAFAAEGRPVYGLTVGVGLNKDKAIFHTAADGRKTLTPEVMDLSRQFNVNALRAHSAGVGPDMEPEMVRATMVIRLNTLLSGRTGAQVHVAELYRDFLNKGVTPVVPSRGTVGECDITLAPHIGLVMMGEWQADYKGKRISGADALKKAGLKRLDAFGKDALSILSTNAPAMAKTVFAVSDAERFLSVATTVFGLSLEGLNGNVAPFIQPVNDVRPFTCFAAASKAVRAELEGSYLWTPMDGRALQDPLSYRTTTYTLGAAMEALADVKTKLAVQLNSSDDNPAVVVDVVPAKDTPAQLAKYYLDAGYVKGAIFPTSNFEPLPVVLKAQNLSVALAHVSRNAVMRTLRLSDPHFTHLSRFLAADDVAINFGAIAKPYVSLDADVRELANPVSIDTVPVAGDIEDTATNSMRVADRLSRIVDNLYYIYGLELFHAAQAVDLRQRDAAIELGHGTGEMYKAYRKVVSFVDKDRPFTPDIAKSHDFLKGYAIR from the coding sequence ATGAAATTCGCAATTGCACGCCGACTCGCGGCAGGCCTTGTCTGCCTCGTCGCCATGCAGTGCCTGGCCTGTGTCGCATGGGCCGGTCAGAAGGTCGTGACCCTGAACGGTCAGGACCTCACCATCGAACAGGTTGTCGAGATCGCCGAGGGCCGCGCCGACGTCGCCATCGACCCCGCCGCCCTTGACCTGTGCGCCAAAAGCCACGAGCTGCTCATGGCCTTCGCGGCCGAGGGACGTCCCGTCTACGGCCTGACCGTGGGCGTGGGCCTCAACAAGGACAAGGCCATCTTCCACACCGCCGCCGACGGCCGCAAGACCCTGACCCCCGAGGTCATGGACCTGTCCCGCCAGTTCAACGTCAACGCCCTGCGCGCCCATAGCGCCGGTGTTGGCCCGGACATGGAGCCGGAGATGGTCCGCGCCACCATGGTCATCCGTCTGAACACTCTCTTGAGCGGCCGCACCGGCGCACAGGTCCACGTGGCCGAGCTGTACCGCGACTTCCTGAACAAGGGCGTGACCCCCGTTGTTCCCTCCCGCGGCACAGTGGGCGAGTGCGACATTACGCTGGCCCCCCACATTGGACTGGTGATGATGGGCGAGTGGCAGGCCGACTACAAGGGCAAGCGCATCTCCGGCGCGGACGCCCTGAAGAAGGCCGGTCTCAAGCGCCTTGACGCCTTCGGCAAGGACGCTCTGTCCATCCTGAGCACCAACGCCCCGGCCATGGCCAAGACCGTCTTCGCCGTGTCCGACGCCGAGCGCTTCCTCTCCGTGGCCACCACGGTTTTCGGCCTGTCCCTCGAAGGTCTCAACGGCAACGTGGCCCCCTTCATCCAGCCGGTGAACGACGTGCGCCCCTTCACCTGCTTCGCCGCCGCCTCCAAGGCCGTGCGTGCCGAGCTTGAGGGCAGCTACCTGTGGACCCCCATGGACGGCCGTGCCCTGCAGGACCCGCTGTCCTACCGCACCACCACCTACACCCTCGGCGCGGCCATGGAGGCCCTTGCCGACGTGAAGACCAAGCTGGCCGTGCAGCTCAACTCCTCCGACGACAACCCCGCCGTCGTGGTGGACGTCGTGCCCGCCAAGGACACCCCGGCCCAGCTGGCCAAGTACTACCTCGACGCCGGATACGTGAAGGGCGCCATCTTCCCGACCTCCAACTTCGAGCCGCTGCCCGTGGTGCTCAAGGCCCAGAACCTGTCCGTGGCGTTGGCCCACGTGTCGCGCAACGCCGTCATGCGCACCCTGCGCCTGAGCGATCCGCACTTCACGCACCTCTCGCGCTTCCTTGCCGCTGACGACGTGGCCATCAACTTTGGCGCCATTGCCAAGCCCTACGTCTCCCTCGACGCCGACGTGCGCGAACTGGCCAACCCCGTGTCCATCGACACCGTTCCCGTGGCCGGAGACATCGAGGACACCGCCACCAACTCCATGCGCGTGGCCGACCGTCTGAGCCGCATCGTGGACAATCTCTACTACATCTACGGCCTCGAACTCTTCCACGCCGCACAGGCCGTGGACCTGCGCCAGCGCGACGCCGCCATCGAACTGGGCCACGGCACCGGCGAGATGTACAAGGCCTACCGCAAGGTCGTGTCCTTCGTTGACAAGGACCGTCCCTTCACCCCCGACATCGCGAAGTCCCACGACTTCCTGAAGGGCTACGCCATTCGGTAG
- the glyA gene encoding serine hydroxymethyltransferase translates to MQHPYLDLLESTDPQIHAALTGEENRQRLGIELIPSENYTYPEVLGTLGSVFTNKYAEGYPGRRYYGGQQFTDVIETIARERACQVFRCEHANVQPLSGSPMNQAVYLGLLEPGDTILAMDLSHGGHLTHGAPVSHMGRIFNFVRYKTNPVDGSIDYDEVLEIARKTQPKLVLCGYTSYPRDIDYDAFKRIADEVGAMTMVDASHFAGLVAGGVLENPFDHGFDVMTTTSHKSLRGPRGGMILCRKEFAARIDKSVFPGLQGGPHMNVIAGIAITMGKCLTPEFGDYAKQVLLNARAMAETFLTEGVSLVTGGTDNHMIVANTQDSFGLDGRVAEELLDAIGITVNKQIIPDDTNPPLRPSGIRIGTPAATTRGMKEEHMRTLAGWMVKTLRNPSDSVLHASIKSDVEALCRQFPVPGLD, encoded by the coding sequence ATGCAGCACCCCTATCTCGATCTTCTCGAATCCACCGATCCCCAGATCCACGCAGCCCTCACCGGCGAGGAAAATCGCCAGCGTCTGGGCATCGAGCTCATTCCGTCCGAGAACTACACCTATCCCGAAGTGCTGGGCACGCTCGGCAGCGTGTTCACCAACAAGTACGCCGAAGGCTACCCCGGCCGTCGCTACTATGGCGGCCAGCAGTTCACCGACGTCATTGAGACCATCGCCCGCGAGCGCGCCTGTCAGGTCTTCCGTTGCGAGCACGCCAACGTGCAGCCGCTGTCCGGCTCGCCCATGAATCAGGCCGTGTACCTCGGCCTGCTCGAACCCGGCGACACCATCCTCGCCATGGACCTCTCCCATGGCGGTCACCTGACCCACGGCGCACCTGTGTCCCACATGGGCCGCATCTTCAACTTCGTGCGCTACAAGACCAACCCCGTCGACGGCTCCATCGACTACGATGAAGTGCTCGAAATCGCCCGCAAAACCCAGCCCAAGCTCGTGCTGTGCGGCTACACCTCCTACCCGCGCGATATCGACTACGACGCCTTCAAGCGCATCGCCGACGAGGTCGGCGCCATGACCATGGTCGACGCCTCCCACTTCGCGGGCCTCGTGGCCGGTGGCGTGCTGGAAAATCCCTTCGACCACGGCTTCGACGTCATGACCACCACCTCGCACAAGTCCCTGCGCGGACCGCGCGGCGGCATGATCCTCTGCCGCAAGGAATTCGCGGCCCGCATCGACAAGTCCGTCTTCCCCGGCCTGCAGGGCGGCCCACACATGAACGTTATCGCGGGCATCGCCATAACCATGGGCAAATGCCTCACCCCTGAATTTGGCGACTACGCCAAGCAGGTGCTCCTCAACGCCCGCGCCATGGCCGAGACCTTCCTCACCGAGGGCGTCTCGCTGGTCACCGGCGGCACAGACAACCACATGATCGTGGCCAACACGCAGGACAGCTTCGGCCTCGACGGCCGCGTGGCCGAGGAACTCCTCGACGCCATCGGCATCACCGTCAACAAGCAGATCATCCCCGACGACACCAATCCCCCGCTGCGCCCCAGCGGTATCCGCATCGGTACCCCCGCCGCCACCACGCGTGGCATGAAGGAGGAACACATGCGCACCCTCGCCGGATGGATGGTCAAAACTCTCCGCAACCCCTCCGACTCGGTTCTGCACGCTTCCATCAAGAGCGACGTGGAAGCCCTGTGCAGGCAGTTCCCGGTGCCGGGACTCGATTAA
- a CDS encoding phosphoglycerate mutase family protein, translating into MTDFAAIAERNQTRARHIIEDTNILRIWESLGITANLVGSLRTGLLYDHLDIDFHIYSEPFVLADSFAAMARLAENSRIRRIQYANLLDTDEKCLEWHAWYMDDDQREWQIDMIHILNDSPFAGYFERVADRIREALTPATREAILAIKAGLDPAKRPCSIAIYQAVIRDGVADCEAFRHWAKTHPTDGIIEWMP; encoded by the coding sequence ATGACCGACTTCGCCGCCATCGCCGAGCGCAACCAGACTCGCGCCCGGCACATCATCGAGGACACGAACATCCTGCGCATCTGGGAATCCCTCGGCATCACGGCCAACCTCGTTGGCTCGCTCAGGACCGGCCTGCTCTACGATCACCTCGACATCGACTTCCACATTTATTCCGAACCCTTCGTGCTGGCCGACAGCTTCGCCGCCATGGCCCGGCTGGCCGAAAACAGCCGCATCCGGCGCATCCAGTACGCCAACCTACTCGATACCGACGAAAAATGCCTCGAATGGCACGCATGGTACATGGACGACGACCAGCGGGAGTGGCAGATCGACATGATCCACATCCTCAATGACTCGCCCTTCGCCGGATACTTCGAGCGCGTGGCCGACCGCATCCGCGAAGCCCTCACCCCCGCGACGCGCGAGGCCATCCTCGCCATCAAGGCCGGCCTCGATCCCGCCAAAAGGCCGTGCAGCATCGCCATCTATCAGGCCGTCATCCGCGACGGCGTCGCCGACTGCGAGGCCTTCCGCCACTGGGCCAAGACCCACCCGACCGACGGCATCATCGAGTGGATGCCCTGA
- a CDS encoding cytochrome c3 family protein, protein MKKHTAVMCALVLGASLCGWFAPSFAAGERADAPQAVHQPGLGERAQIWIDTRLGRKTVKDYHRKVHQNGTNCELCHAANNPTTAPDDRNCLKCHGTREQVAQLTAKLEHNPHNSPHYGTDAPCTTCHREHEESRVYCNSCHPFKFENFKK, encoded by the coding sequence ATGAAGAAGCACACAGCCGTGATGTGCGCCCTTGTGCTTGGCGCGTCGCTGTGCGGGTGGTTCGCCCCGTCCTTCGCGGCGGGAGAGCGCGCCGACGCGCCTCAGGCCGTGCACCAGCCGGGCCTTGGCGAACGCGCGCAGATTTGGATCGATACCCGCCTCGGTCGCAAGACCGTGAAGGACTACCACCGCAAGGTCCACCAGAACGGAACCAACTGCGAACTGTGCCACGCGGCCAACAATCCCACCACCGCCCCCGATGACCGCAACTGCCTGAAGTGCCACGGAACGCGTGAGCAGGTGGCGCAACTGACGGCCAAGCTGGAACACAATCCGCACAATTCTCCGCACTACGGGACGGACGCCCCCTGCACCACCTGCCACAGGGAGCACGAGGAGTCGCGCGTGTACTGCAACTCCTGCCATCCCTTCAAGTTCGAGAATTTCAAGAAATAG
- a CDS encoding sigma-54-dependent Fis family transcriptional regulator has product MDPRDFFHHATLRICGSLDIDKALYDCWSFLRSTIPADGMYINLYMPERRAIRFIARADAAGPEIMDAQVCITPDMCATLESPNRPRVRIIGDIRTDPVTHRVARSIVDDDSSVILLRLMIDNRHLGVVGMHAHGRHRYTQEHADLLGMLHEPFAIATANALRHRSLLDTNSRLSRENRQLREQLGSSSRCSTIIGIDSGLRDVMTRVTQVAPLSSTVLLLGETGVGKEVVACAVHESSPRKNGPFVKVNCGAIPESLMDSELFGHEKGAFTGADASKKGVFEQAHGGTLFLDEIGELPLAVQVRLLRVLQTHTLVRVGGQTPREVDIRIIAATHRDLATMVREGNFREDLWFRLNVFPITIPTLRERRDDIPELAAWFAARAARRLGTGSLPEIPCDEMARLKAYHWPGNVRELENCVERAIILSGGRVLRFDWLSCPPHEHLPAEHPVAHADQTLDEAMRRHIEATIDAAGGKIHGPGGAAERLGVNPSTLRSKMNKLGIQYGRH; this is encoded by the coding sequence ATGGACCCACGAGATTTCTTTCACCACGCCACGCTGCGCATCTGCGGCAGTCTGGACATCGACAAGGCGCTCTACGACTGCTGGAGCTTCCTACGCTCGACCATCCCGGCCGACGGCATGTACATCAATCTGTACATGCCCGAACGCCGGGCCATACGCTTCATCGCCCGCGCCGACGCCGCCGGGCCGGAAATCATGGATGCGCAGGTCTGCATCACGCCGGACATGTGCGCCACGCTCGAAAGCCCCAACCGCCCCCGCGTGCGCATCATCGGCGACATCCGTACCGACCCGGTGACCCATCGCGTGGCGCGCTCCATCGTCGATGACGACTCCTCCGTCATCCTGCTGCGGCTCATGATCGACAACCGCCATCTCGGCGTGGTGGGCATGCACGCCCACGGCCGCCACCGCTACACGCAGGAGCACGCAGACCTCCTCGGCATGCTGCACGAGCCCTTCGCCATTGCCACGGCAAACGCACTGCGCCACCGTAGCCTGCTCGACACCAACTCCCGCCTCTCCCGCGAGAACCGCCAGTTGCGCGAACAGCTCGGCAGTTCGTCGCGCTGCTCGACCATCATCGGCATCGATAGCGGCCTGCGCGACGTGATGACCCGCGTGACGCAAGTCGCCCCGCTCTCAAGCACGGTGCTGCTCCTCGGTGAGACGGGTGTCGGCAAGGAGGTCGTCGCCTGCGCCGTACACGAGAGCTCGCCGCGCAAAAACGGTCCCTTCGTCAAGGTCAACTGCGGAGCCATCCCCGAATCGCTCATGGATTCCGAGCTGTTCGGCCACGAAAAGGGCGCCTTCACCGGCGCGGACGCGAGCAAGAAAGGTGTGTTCGAACAGGCCCACGGCGGCACGCTGTTCCTCGACGAAATCGGCGAATTGCCGCTGGCGGTGCAGGTGCGCCTGCTGCGGGTACTCCAGACGCACACACTGGTCCGCGTGGGCGGCCAGACCCCGCGCGAGGTGGACATCCGCATCATCGCGGCCACGCACCGCGACCTCGCGACCATGGTCCGCGAAGGCAACTTCCGCGAGGACCTCTGGTTCCGACTGAACGTCTTTCCCATCACCATCCCGACCCTGCGCGAACGGCGCGACGACATTCCGGAACTCGCCGCATGGTTCGCCGCGCGCGCAGCCCGCAGGCTCGGCACGGGATCGCTGCCCGAAATCCCCTGTGACGAAATGGCACGGCTCAAGGCCTACCATTGGCCCGGCAACGTCCGGGAACTCGAAAATTGCGTGGAGCGCGCCATCATCCTCTCCGGCGGCAGGGTTCTGCGCTTCGACTGGCTGAGCTGCCCGCCCCACGAGCACCTCCCGGCCGAGCACCCCGTCGCCCACGCAGACCAGACCCTCGACGAAGCCATGCGCAGGCATATCGAAGCCACCATCGACGCCGCTGGAGGCAAAATCCACGGCCCCGGCGGCGCTGCGGAACGCCTCGGCGTCAACCCGAGCACCCTGCGCAGCAAAATGAATAAACTCGGCATCCAATACGGCCGACACTAA
- the phsC gene encoding thiosulfate reductase cytochrome B subunit, whose amino-acid sequence MRRIAAGVLSLLLFCLLAAAPLSAATPVPAAEANAACLKCHGDPDLSARTERGAALDLYVPAERLARSTHRGLACTDCHEGAGTTEDFAHAPHKLSASGTKDCADCHARYFGDISASFAASRHVEKLGDKFSCSSCHDAHTTEARSATRTDAEQVRFDNYTCLRCHTDLSGYKALSGREVWEQNLSHDFLPNKDRHFAAVRCVECHTPVEGTDVHRILPKDKSLRDCTACHRAGSALVARTRTDMADDDVAGMFLGKGLFDDETLVAKLLATESGPAAKRAEVDANGFINSGLFADSYVIGATRNVIIDGWSLKLGLAVLAGVLLHGCLRFAMRRRRAAGPEHSEYVYDLHVRVWHWINAALFVVLVATGFSMHFAGLPGTIGFAVSVHAHDIAGWLLVANYGVFVLMALATGNIRQYIPNPRGMIVRWAVQARFYLWGIFRGEAHPYRVTRSQRFNPLQQAAYLPIMYLMMPLLILSGVWMFFPELTPETVFGYPGMWLTASVHNILAVGFAIFLVAHVYLSTTGDKVLSLVKGMFTGYHVTREHHDTDER is encoded by the coding sequence ATGCGCAGAATAGCCGCGGGAGTGCTTTCGCTCCTTCTCTTCTGCCTCCTCGCCGCCGCCCCGCTGTCGGCAGCCACGCCGGTCCCGGCCGCGGAGGCCAACGCCGCGTGTCTGAAATGTCACGGCGATCCCGACCTCTCCGCGCGTACCGAGCGGGGGGCTGCGCTGGATCTCTACGTGCCCGCCGAGCGGCTGGCCAGAAGCACGCACCGCGGGCTGGCCTGCACGGACTGCCATGAAGGCGCCGGAACAACCGAGGACTTCGCGCACGCGCCGCACAAGCTTTCGGCCAGTGGCACGAAAGATTGCGCCGATTGTCATGCCCGTTACTTCGGCGACATCAGCGCCTCTTTCGCGGCGAGCCGCCATGTCGAGAAGCTTGGCGACAAGTTCTCTTGCTCGTCGTGCCACGATGCGCACACCACCGAGGCGCGCAGCGCGACCCGTACGGACGCGGAGCAGGTCCGTTTCGACAACTACACCTGCCTGCGCTGTCACACGGATCTCTCCGGGTACAAGGCGCTTTCCGGACGCGAGGTCTGGGAGCAGAATCTGTCCCATGATTTCCTGCCCAACAAGGACAGGCATTTCGCCGCCGTGCGCTGCGTGGAGTGTCACACTCCCGTCGAAGGCACGGACGTGCATCGCATCCTGCCCAAGGACAAGTCCCTGCGCGACTGCACGGCCTGTCACCGTGCCGGTTCCGCCCTCGTGGCGCGTACCCGGACCGACATGGCCGATGACGACGTGGCAGGCATGTTCCTCGGCAAGGGCCTGTTCGATGACGAAACGCTTGTCGCGAAGCTGTTGGCCACCGAGTCCGGCCCGGCGGCGAAGCGCGCCGAGGTGGACGCCAACGGGTTCATCAACAGCGGCCTGTTCGCTGATTCCTACGTCATCGGCGCAACGCGAAATGTCATCATCGACGGATGGTCGCTGAAGCTCGGCCTCGCCGTGCTTGCGGGCGTGCTGCTGCATGGTTGCCTGCGTTTCGCCATGCGCCGCCGCCGCGCGGCCGGGCCCGAGCACAGCGAATACGTCTATGATCTGCACGTGCGCGTGTGGCATTGGATCAACGCCGCGCTGTTCGTCGTGCTCGTCGCCACCGGCTTCAGCATGCACTTCGCCGGACTGCCCGGAACCATCGGCTTCGCCGTGAGCGTGCATGCCCACGACATCGCGGGCTGGCTCCTTGTGGCCAACTACGGCGTTTTCGTGCTCATGGCGCTGGCCACGGGCAACATCCGCCAGTACATCCCGAATCCGCGCGGCATGATCGTGCGCTGGGCCGTGCAGGCGCGGTTCTACCTGTGGGGCATCTTCCGGGGCGAGGCGCATCCCTACCGCGTTACCCGTTCGCAGCGCTTCAACCCGTTGCAGCAGGCCGCATACCTGCCGATCATGTACCTCATGATGCCGCTTCTGATCCTCTCCGGCGTGTGGATGTTCTTCCCAGAACTCACGCCCGAGACCGTGTTCGGCTACCCCGGCATGTGGCTGACCGCGTCGGTGCACAATATCCTTGCCGTGGGCTTCGCCATCTTCCTCGTGGCCCATGTCTACCTCAGCACCACCGGCGACAAGGTTCTCTCCCTCGTGAAGGGCATGTTTACCGGCTACCACGTGACGCGCGAGCACCACGACACGGACGAGCGCTAG
- a CDS encoding flavocytochrome c: MKETETNRTAGRGEKRSRRDVLRAGAILAGGLAAGMLQGCATGNEDKDQPVEKSRTPLGAWDKEYDVIVVGSGFAGMAAAIEARKAGAEVLVVEKMPVYGGNSAINGGAFAVAGSPLQEKEGVKDSVELMVQDMLKAGRGLNHMGLLKIVAAGTRPAYEFTLEHGVEYKPFLQHFGGHSVPRTLQATISSGAGIVRPLRASAARMGVAFRNRCKLEDFVLDEDGGVMGIVVRDRYDFPKENSGELRRFRARRGVVMCSGGFSQDRRFRMMQDPKLDEKVDSTNQPGATAEGLQAMFAVGAAPVQINLIQLGPWSSPDEAGFGMVSQFNTIAGFPNGIMVDVRTGKRFVNELGDRKERAEAILARKDEQGNPVYPVVFCTAEGASRAQTLEKCLEFGVAWQFDTLEALAAHFGMPAAGLAEEVALYDEGVRTGTDTRFGKPMGRAIPLGKGPYYAVRCWPKVHYTMGGVEISTEAEVMHMRTGLPIAGLYAAGEVTGGPHGASRLGSCAVAETLVIGRIAGRNAALHKA, from the coding sequence ATGAAGGAAACCGAAACGAACCGCACCGCAGGCCGGGGCGAGAAGCGCTCCCGCCGGGACGTGCTGCGCGCCGGGGCGATTCTGGCCGGCGGCCTTGCCGCGGGCATGCTGCAGGGCTGCGCGACGGGAAACGAGGACAAGGACCAGCCCGTGGAGAAATCCCGCACGCCGCTCGGCGCATGGGACAAGGAGTATGACGTCATCGTCGTCGGCAGCGGATTCGCCGGAATGGCCGCGGCCATTGAGGCCCGCAAGGCCGGGGCGGAGGTGCTGGTCGTCGAGAAGATGCCCGTGTACGGCGGCAACTCCGCCATCAACGGCGGCGCGTTCGCCGTGGCCGGGTCCCCCCTTCAGGAGAAGGAGGGCGTGAAGGATTCCGTGGAACTCATGGTGCAGGACATGCTCAAGGCCGGTCGCGGCCTGAACCATATGGGCCTGTTGAAGATCGTGGCCGCCGGAACGCGCCCCGCCTATGAGTTCACCCTTGAGCATGGTGTCGAATACAAGCCGTTTTTGCAGCATTTTGGCGGTCACAGCGTGCCGCGCACGTTGCAGGCCACCATCAGCTCCGGCGCGGGCATCGTGCGTCCGCTGCGTGCCAGTGCCGCGCGCATGGGCGTGGCCTTCCGCAACCGCTGCAAGCTCGAAGACTTCGTGCTCGACGAGGACGGTGGCGTGATGGGCATCGTGGTGCGTGACCGTTACGATTTCCCCAAGGAGAACTCCGGCGAACTGCGCCGTTTCCGCGCCCGCCGTGGCGTGGTCATGTGTTCCGGCGGGTTCTCGCAGGATCGCCGTTTTCGCATGATGCAGGACCCCAAGCTTGACGAGAAGGTGGATAGCACCAACCAGCCGGGCGCAACCGCCGAGGGCTTGCAGGCCATGTTCGCCGTGGGCGCTGCCCCGGTGCAGATCAACCTGATCCAGCTCGGTCCGTGGTCGTCCCCGGATGAGGCCGGTTTCGGCATGGTCTCGCAGTTCAACACCATCGCGGGCTTTCCCAACGGCATCATGGTCGACGTGCGCACCGGCAAGCGCTTCGTCAACGAGCTTGGCGACCGCAAGGAACGCGCCGAGGCCATCCTCGCCCGCAAGGACGAGCAGGGCAATCCGGTGTATCCTGTGGTCTTCTGCACCGCCGAGGGCGCAAGCCGCGCCCAGACGCTGGAGAAGTGTCTCGAATTCGGCGTGGCGTGGCAGTTCGACACCCTTGAGGCGCTGGCCGCGCATTTCGGCATGCCCGCCGCAGGCCTCGCCGAGGAAGTGGCCCTGTATGACGAGGGCGTGCGCACCGGAACGGACACCCGCTTCGGCAAGCCCATGGGCCGCGCCATTCCCCTTGGCAAGGGCCCCTATTACGCGGTGCGCTGCTGGCCCAAGGTCCACTACACCATGGGTGGCGTGGAGATCAGCACCGAGGCCGAGGTCATGCACATGCGCACGGGGCTGCCCATCGCCGGGCTGTACGCCGCAGGCGAGGTGACCGGCGGCCCGCACGGGGCGAGCCGTCTGGGCAGTTGCGCCGTGGCCGAGACGCTGGTCATCGGACGCATCGCCGGCCGCAACGCGGCCTTGCACAAGGCGTAG